The following coding sequences lie in one Azospirillum humicireducens genomic window:
- a CDS encoding homoserine dehydrogenase, with the protein MPNAQQAPLKIAVAGLGTVGAGVLKLLDTQASLIEQRCGRRIEVVAVSARSKGKDRGVDLSKVQWFDDPVAMAAQSGADLVVELIGGSEGPARDTVATAIETGKHVVTANKALLAVHGTEIAQKAEARGLTVAFEAAVAGGIPIIKGLREGLAGNAVSEIHGILNGTCNYILTEMRTTGRDFADVLADAQALGYAEADPSFDIDGVDAAHKLAILASVAFGTPVDFPSVYVEGIRQVSAIDFDYADQLGFRIKLLGIARRTDAGVEQRVHPCMVPKTAPIASVDGVFNAVVAQADFADRVLFVGRGAGAGPTASAVVADLIDIARGRSTPTFGVPADRLGAAPPSPMETRRGSYYVRLMVVDRPGVIADIAAAMRDQNVSMEQFLQRGRSPGEGVPVVLTTHDTDEAAMQRALATIAASDNVLEPPRMIRIEQF; encoded by the coding sequence ATGCCGAACGCCCAGCAAGCCCCCCTGAAAATCGCAGTCGCCGGCCTCGGTACGGTCGGCGCCGGCGTCCTGAAGCTGCTGGACACCCAAGCCTCGCTGATCGAACAGCGCTGCGGCCGCCGGATCGAGGTGGTCGCGGTCAGCGCCCGCTCCAAGGGCAAGGACCGTGGCGTCGATCTGTCGAAGGTCCAATGGTTCGACGATCCCGTTGCCATGGCGGCCCAATCCGGTGCCGATCTGGTGGTGGAACTGATCGGCGGATCGGAAGGTCCGGCCCGCGATACCGTCGCCACCGCAATCGAGACCGGCAAGCATGTGGTCACCGCCAACAAGGCCCTGCTGGCGGTCCACGGCACCGAGATCGCGCAGAAGGCCGAAGCGCGCGGTCTGACCGTCGCCTTCGAGGCGGCGGTTGCCGGCGGCATCCCGATCATCAAGGGGCTGCGCGAGGGGCTGGCCGGCAATGCCGTGTCGGAAATCCACGGCATCCTGAACGGCACCTGCAACTATATCCTGACGGAGATGCGGACCACCGGCCGCGACTTCGCCGACGTTCTGGCCGATGCCCAGGCCCTGGGCTATGCCGAGGCCGATCCCAGCTTCGACATCGACGGCGTCGATGCCGCCCACAAGCTGGCGATCCTCGCATCGGTCGCCTTCGGCACGCCGGTCGATTTCCCGTCGGTCTATGTCGAGGGCATCCGGCAGGTGTCGGCGATCGATTTCGATTATGCCGACCAGCTGGGCTTCCGCATCAAGCTGCTGGGCATCGCGCGCCGCACCGATGCAGGCGTCGAGCAGCGCGTCCATCCCTGCATGGTGCCGAAGACCGCCCCAATCGCCTCGGTGGACGGCGTGTTCAACGCCGTGGTGGCCCAGGCCGACTTCGCCGACCGGGTGCTGTTCGTCGGCCGCGGCGCCGGTGCCGGCCCGACCGCGTCGGCGGTGGTGGCCGACCTGATCGACATCGCGCGCGGGCGGTCTACGCCCACCTTCGGCGTTCCGGCCGATCGGCTTGGCGCGGCACCCCCCTCGCCGATGGAGACGCGCCGCGGGTCGTACTACGTCCGCCTGATGGTCGTGGACCGTCCCGGTGTGATAGCGGATATCGCAGCGGCGATGCGCGACCAGAACGTCTCCATGGAGCAGTTCCTGCAGCGCGGCCGCTCGCCGGGCGAAGGCGTTCCGGTGGTCCTCACCACCCACGACACCGACGAGGCGGCCATGCAGCGCGCGCTTGCGACCATCGCAGCCAGCGACAATGTGCTTGAGCCGCCGCGGATGATCCGGATCGAGCAGTTCTGA
- a CDS encoding LysR family transcriptional regulator, with the protein MTLEQLRIFATVAEMLHFTRAAEVLHLSQPAVSAAIAALEAEHGLRLFDRIGRRVELTAAGQVLHGQARAILMKVEEAATMLAELSGLSRGSLRLAASQTVGNHWLPQRLLRFADAYPGIRVDLSIGNTEQVAEAVRDGRAELGVAEGAVADSALCSEPIEGDRLRLVVGASHPWAGRGRVDREMLAAGRWILREPGSGTRALFETAMRGVGVEPDGLDVAMTLPGGGMIRAALLAGIGASILSDLIVADDLASGRIVALEGLDLPARPFHLLRHRDRHRSLAERAFVRSALNGGPASASC; encoded by the coding sequence GTGACGCTGGAGCAGCTGCGCATCTTCGCCACGGTGGCGGAGATGCTGCACTTCACACGGGCGGCGGAGGTTCTTCACCTGTCGCAGCCGGCGGTCAGTGCCGCCATCGCCGCGCTGGAGGCGGAACATGGCCTGCGTCTGTTCGACCGCATCGGACGCCGGGTGGAACTGACCGCCGCCGGCCAAGTGCTGCACGGTCAGGCCCGCGCCATTCTGATGAAGGTCGAAGAGGCCGCGACCATGCTTGCCGAGCTGTCGGGGCTGTCGCGCGGTTCCTTGCGGCTGGCGGCCAGCCAGACGGTCGGCAATCATTGGCTGCCGCAGCGGCTGCTGCGCTTCGCCGACGCCTATCCGGGCATCCGCGTGGATCTGTCCATCGGCAACACCGAACAGGTTGCCGAAGCGGTGCGCGACGGACGAGCCGAATTGGGCGTCGCCGAGGGAGCGGTGGCCGATTCGGCGCTGTGCAGCGAACCGATCGAGGGCGACCGGCTGCGTCTGGTGGTAGGCGCCTCGCATCCCTGGGCGGGGCGGGGGCGGGTGGACCGGGAAATGCTGGCGGCCGGGCGCTGGATCTTGCGCGAGCCCGGTTCCGGCACGCGCGCGCTGTTCGAGACGGCGATGCGCGGCGTGGGGGTCGAGCCGGATGGGCTGGATGTCGCCATGACCCTGCCGGGGGGCGGGATGATCCGGGCCGCCCTGCTCGCCGGGATCGGTGCCAGCATTCTGTCCGACCTGATCGTGGCCGACGATCTGGCGTCCGGACGCATCGTCGCGCTGGAGGGGCTGGACCTGCCGGCCCGGCCCTTCCATCTGCTGCGCCACCGGGACCGCCACCGCAGCCTGGCCGAACGGGCGTTCGTTCGATCCGCGCTGAATGGCGGACCGGCGTCGGCTTCGTGCTGA
- a CDS encoding ClbS/DfsB family four-helix bundle protein, which produces MSGIGGSIGKTGIAVPQSRRELLDAISKTYVRLAADLASVPPERAREATLDGHVLGTQMSVADLVAYLIGWNLLVLKWCGGKASGEPVDFPETGFKWNELGRLAQKFYADQAGVAYTDLLRQFTNVNARIIALVEGETDASLYGAPWYGKHTQGRMIQLNTSSPYANARARLRKWLKGAGTPGTAGP; this is translated from the coding sequence ATGTCCGGCATTGGTGGCAGCATCGGGAAGACCGGCATAGCTGTGCCGCAAAGCAGACGGGAATTGCTGGACGCGATCAGCAAGACCTATGTGAGACTGGCCGCAGATCTCGCCAGTGTGCCGCCTGAGCGCGCACGGGAAGCGACCCTTGACGGTCATGTCCTGGGCACGCAGATGAGTGTGGCCGATCTGGTTGCCTACCTGATCGGCTGGAACCTGCTGGTGCTGAAATGGTGCGGCGGCAAAGCCAGCGGGGAGCCGGTGGATTTTCCTGAAACCGGCTTCAAGTGGAACGAACTCGGCCGTCTGGCGCAGAAATTCTATGCCGACCAAGCTGGTGTCGCCTATACCGACCTGCTGCGGCAGTTTACCAATGTGAATGCCCGCATCATTGCCCTGGTCGAGGGGGAAACCGATGCGTCGCTGTATGGTGCCCCTTGGTATGGAAAGCACACCCAAGGCCGGATGATCCAGCTCAACACTTCGTCGCCCTATGCCAATGCGCGCGCCCGGCTGCGCAAGTGGCTGAAAGGCGCGGGAACACCCGGCACGGCGGGACCGTAA
- a CDS encoding hybrid sensor histidine kinase/response regulator, protein MSLIHRLQSLEAERDAAREEAERANLAKSKFLAAASHDLRQPLQALFFLSAALARHVGDHNGRDLLSRLDQGLDTMKGLLDGLLEVSRLEAGVVTPVLDTFAAGEITDALDSAYAGQATAKGLVWRVQGCDAVLRTDRGLLMQLLRNLVDNALRYTEAGAIRIRCRVDGERLAIEVQDTGIGIPPEHLDRIFEEFHQVGNPERDRLRGLGLGLAIVRRLSQLLDHPVQVRSVQGQGSAFRVLVPLAPARLIPTRAGGVDRRPVIDRPRLAVLVDDDAVVLLGLQTVLTEWGFRVVAADGADRAMDRLEALDRAPDIVIADYRLREGRVGTEVIRRVRERYGAEIPALILTGETGIDTLADVSAHGVAMLHKPVTPRQLQAEIDRQLRIKRIDGIAQAAQ, encoded by the coding sequence ATGAGTCTCATTCATCGCCTTCAGTCGCTGGAAGCGGAGCGCGACGCCGCCCGGGAGGAAGCCGAGCGCGCAAATCTCGCCAAGTCGAAATTCCTTGCCGCCGCCAGTCACGATCTCCGCCAGCCCCTGCAAGCGCTGTTCTTCCTGTCCGCGGCGCTGGCCCGTCATGTCGGCGACCACAACGGGCGCGATCTGCTGTCCCGGCTCGACCAGGGGCTGGACACCATGAAGGGGCTGTTGGACGGGCTGCTGGAGGTCTCCCGGCTGGAGGCCGGCGTGGTGACGCCGGTGCTGGACACCTTTGCCGCCGGCGAGATCACCGACGCGCTCGATTCCGCCTATGCCGGGCAGGCCACCGCCAAGGGGCTGGTCTGGCGGGTGCAGGGATGCGACGCCGTGCTGCGCACCGACCGCGGCCTGCTGATGCAGCTGCTGCGCAATCTGGTCGACAACGCCCTGCGCTACACCGAGGCCGGAGCCATCCGCATCCGCTGCCGGGTGGATGGCGAGAGACTGGCCATCGAGGTTCAGGACACCGGCATCGGCATTCCGCCCGAACATCTCGACCGCATCTTCGAGGAGTTCCATCAGGTCGGCAATCCGGAGCGCGACCGGCTGCGCGGCCTGGGGCTTGGGTTGGCCATCGTGCGGCGGCTGTCGCAACTGCTCGACCACCCGGTTCAGGTGCGCTCGGTGCAGGGACAGGGCTCCGCCTTCCGGGTGCTGGTGCCGCTGGCGCCGGCCCGCCTCATCCCGACCCGTGCTGGCGGGGTTGACCGGCGGCCCGTCATCGACCGGCCGCGGCTGGCCGTGTTGGTCGATGACGACGCCGTGGTGCTGCTGGGGCTGCAGACGGTGCTGACGGAGTGGGGGTTCCGCGTGGTTGCCGCTGACGGTGCAGACCGGGCGATGGACCGGCTGGAGGCGCTGGACCGGGCGCCCGACATCGTGATCGCCGATTACCGGTTGCGTGAGGGTCGTGTCGGCACCGAGGTGATCCGCCGCGTGCGGGAACGCTATGGAGCGGAGATTCCGGCTCTGATCCTGACCGGGGAAACCGGCATCGACACGCTGGCCGACGTCTCGGCCCATGGCGTGGCCATGCTGCACAAGCCTGTGACCCCGCGCCAGCTGCAGGCCGAGATCGACAGGCAGCTTAGGATCAAGCGCATCGACGGCATCGCCCAGGCCGCCCAGTAG
- the glpX gene encoding class II fructose-bisphosphatase, translating to MSTPSTHVDLSHMDRNLALEAVRVTEAAALSASLLMGRGDEKLADQAAVDAMRQALNTLYIDGTVVIGEGERDEAPMLYIGEKVGAGIGSGPKVDIALDPLEGTTICATGGPNSLAVIAMAEEGGFLNAPDVYMDKIAVGAGLPDNIVDLDETPANNLKALAAAKGTEVQELLVCILNRPRHAELIARVREAGARIMLINDGDVSGVIATSQAGTGVDMYVGSGGAPEGVLAAAALRCIGGQFQGRLLFRNDDEKARAAKWGVTDLDKKYSLHELARGNVMFAATGVTDGAMLKGVRRVPGGAYTHSVIMRSKSGTVRYIEAHHNLTRKPAVK from the coding sequence ATGTCTACGCCGTCTACGCATGTCGACCTGTCCCACATGGACCGCAACCTCGCGCTGGAGGCCGTCCGCGTGACCGAGGCCGCCGCCCTGTCGGCCTCGCTGCTGATGGGTCGCGGTGACGAGAAGCTGGCCGACCAGGCCGCGGTCGACGCCATGCGCCAGGCACTGAACACGCTCTACATCGACGGCACCGTCGTGATCGGCGAGGGTGAGCGCGACGAAGCCCCGATGCTCTACATCGGCGAGAAGGTCGGTGCCGGCATCGGCTCCGGCCCGAAGGTCGACATTGCGCTCGATCCGTTGGAAGGCACCACCATCTGCGCCACCGGCGGCCCGAACTCGCTGGCCGTCATCGCCATGGCGGAGGAGGGCGGCTTCCTGAACGCCCCCGACGTCTACATGGACAAGATCGCCGTCGGTGCCGGCCTGCCGGACAACATCGTCGATTTGGACGAGACGCCCGCCAACAACCTGAAGGCGCTGGCTGCCGCCAAGGGCACCGAGGTGCAGGAGCTGCTGGTCTGCATCCTGAACCGTCCGCGCCATGCCGAGCTGATCGCCCGCGTCCGTGAAGCCGGCGCCCGCATCATGCTGATCAACGACGGCGACGTGTCGGGCGTCATCGCCACCAGCCAGGCCGGCACCGGTGTCGACATGTATGTCGGCTCCGGCGGTGCGCCGGAAGGCGTGCTGGCCGCTGCGGCCCTGCGCTGCATCGGTGGCCAGTTCCAGGGCCGTCTGCTGTTCCGCAACGACGACGAGAAGGCCCGCGCCGCCAAGTGGGGCGTCACCGACCTGGACAAGAAGTACAGCCTGCACGAGCTGGCGCGTGGCAACGTCATGTTCGCCGCCACCGGCGTGACCGACGGCGCCATGCTGAAGGGTGTCCGCCGCGTTCCGGGCGGCGCCTACACCCACTCGGTCATCATGCGCTCCAAGTCGGGTACGGTCCGCTACATCGAGGCACACCACAACCTGACCCGCAAGCCGGCGGTGAAGTAA
- a CDS encoding PepSY-associated TM helix domain-containing protein, whose protein sequence is MTGPLQGGAIGSALYRALWRWHFFAGLICAPIVILLSVTGAIYLFKDEINDRLHRDLRIVAPQTTERLAPSALVAKALEAHPGTLKGYAPPAAPDRPAEVKIVGTDGLKDVVYVDPYDGRVLGSLWDGSSAGSPTMYVVRKLHSLEYVGWFAERIVEGVAGWMVLMTASGIYLWWPRGQKGGVVTVRGRPGKRMFWRDLHAVTGIFVSIFIVFLAMTGLPWSGYWGKQFYSAAYAVGMGMPDGYWDKYPVSTVPLKDTIDRAPWIVENQPTPLSKTASGVPAKLDDVVRTVDGLGMEPGYAIVIPTKPDGVFTASVYPDDITKERVVHLDQYTGKPLFDMQLKDLGLFGRLAEWGVSIHMGQAFGLANQLVLLAALVAMVGLTMSGVVMWWKRRPAGSLGAPRLPAGTTVPKGLIVIAIAGGLFFPMVGISMLAFAAIEAAAFGARRLRTA, encoded by the coding sequence ATGACTGGACCCTTGCAAGGCGGAGCCATCGGCTCTGCCCTTTACCGCGCGCTGTGGCGCTGGCATTTCTTTGCCGGCCTGATCTGCGCCCCCATCGTCATCCTGCTGTCCGTCACCGGCGCCATCTATCTGTTCAAGGATGAGATCAACGACAGGCTGCACCGCGACCTGCGCATCGTCGCACCCCAAACGACCGAGCGGCTCGCGCCGTCCGCCCTGGTGGCGAAGGCGCTTGAAGCCCATCCCGGCACGCTGAAGGGCTACGCCCCGCCCGCCGCGCCCGACCGTCCCGCCGAGGTCAAGATCGTCGGCACCGACGGGCTGAAGGATGTCGTCTATGTCGATCCCTATGACGGCCGGGTGCTGGGCAGCCTGTGGGATGGCAGCTCCGCCGGATCGCCCACCATGTATGTCGTGCGCAAGCTGCACAGCCTGGAATATGTCGGCTGGTTCGCCGAACGCATCGTCGAAGGCGTCGCCGGCTGGATGGTGCTGATGACCGCCTCCGGCATCTACCTGTGGTGGCCGCGCGGCCAGAAGGGCGGTGTCGTGACCGTCCGCGGCCGGCCGGGGAAACGGATGTTCTGGCGCGACCTCCACGCCGTTACCGGCATCTTCGTCAGCATCTTCATCGTCTTTCTGGCAATGACCGGCCTGCCATGGTCGGGATATTGGGGCAAGCAGTTCTACAGCGCCGCCTATGCGGTCGGCATGGGCATGCCGGACGGCTATTGGGACAAATATCCGGTCTCCACCGTGCCGCTGAAGGACACCATCGACCGCGCCCCCTGGATCGTCGAGAATCAGCCGACACCACTGTCCAAGACGGCATCCGGCGTTCCCGCGAAGCTGGACGACGTGGTGCGGACAGTCGATGGGCTGGGAATGGAACCGGGCTACGCCATCGTCATTCCGACCAAGCCGGACGGCGTTTTCACGGCATCGGTCTATCCCGACGACATCACAAAGGAGCGCGTCGTCCATCTGGACCAATATACCGGCAAGCCGCTGTTCGACATGCAGCTGAAGGACCTCGGCCTGTTCGGCCGTCTGGCCGAATGGGGGGTCAGCATTCACATGGGCCAGGCCTTCGGACTTGCGAACCAGCTGGTCCTGCTCGCCGCGCTGGTGGCGATGGTGGGGTTGACGATGTCGGGGGTGGTGATGTGGTGGAAGCGGCGACCGGCGGGCAGCCTGGGCGCGCCGCGGCTGCCGGCGGGAACCACCGTGCCGAAGGGGCTGATCGTCATCGCAATCGCAGGCGGACTCTTCTTCCCGATGGTGGGCATCTCGATGCTGGCCTTCGCCGCAATCGAGGCCGCCGCCTTTGGTGCCCGGAGGTTGCGGACAGCCTGA
- the glp gene encoding gephyrin-like molybdotransferase Glp has product MDDCSAHGPTPLSLDEAVTRVAQGYGAVTGTEEVPLRQALGRVLAEEVAAPVNVPPADVSAMDGWAYAAAAGEGFRRLDIVGRVPAGSRFEGTVGPGQAVRIFTGAPVPVGVDTVAMQEDCRTDGDAVLVPASLKRGSNVRSAGEDMMAGAVVLHPGQRMRAQEVGLAAAVGRSGLTVRKRLTVVLFSTGDELREPGTPKPDHAIYDANRYTLAAQLDALGVEVRDLGILPDRPDATRAALAEAAGTADLIVTSGGVSVGEEDHVKAAVNALGSIDLWTLAIKPGKPLALGRVGDTPFLGLPGNPVSAMVTFLLVGRPLVLRLSGASSIATPRSLVVADFTFTKKPGRREFLRARLERGADGRPVAVKFPSNSSGVLTSMVEADGLVDMPAEATAVRPGDLVDFLPFTGLFA; this is encoded by the coding sequence ATGGACGATTGCTCCGCACACGGCCCCACCCCCCTGTCGCTGGACGAGGCGGTCACGCGCGTCGCGCAGGGGTATGGCGCCGTGACAGGGACGGAGGAGGTGCCGCTGCGTCAGGCGCTCGGCCGCGTGCTGGCTGAGGAGGTGGCGGCCCCGGTTAACGTGCCTCCGGCCGACGTGTCCGCCATGGATGGTTGGGCCTATGCCGCCGCTGCCGGCGAGGGGTTCCGGCGCCTCGACATCGTCGGGCGCGTGCCTGCGGGCTCCAGGTTCGAGGGAACCGTCGGGCCGGGGCAGGCGGTGCGCATCTTCACCGGTGCGCCGGTACCGGTCGGTGTCGACACCGTGGCGATGCAGGAGGACTGCCGGACCGATGGAGACGCGGTTCTGGTCCCGGCTTCGCTGAAGCGCGGCTCCAACGTCCGTTCCGCCGGAGAGGACATGATGGCCGGCGCCGTCGTGCTGCACCCCGGCCAGCGGATGCGCGCGCAGGAGGTGGGGCTCGCCGCCGCGGTCGGCCGTTCCGGCCTGACGGTGCGCAAGCGGCTGACGGTCGTGCTGTTCTCCACCGGCGACGAGCTGCGGGAGCCGGGGACGCCGAAGCCCGACCATGCCATCTATGACGCCAACCGCTATACGCTGGCGGCCCAGCTCGATGCGCTGGGGGTGGAGGTGCGCGACCTCGGCATCCTGCCCGACCGGCCGGATGCCACCCGCGCCGCCCTGGCCGAGGCCGCCGGCACCGCCGACCTGATCGTGACCAGCGGCGGCGTGTCGGTGGGCGAGGAGGACCATGTCAAGGCGGCGGTCAACGCGCTCGGCTCCATCGACCTGTGGACGCTGGCGATCAAGCCGGGCAAGCCGCTGGCGCTGGGCCGGGTCGGCGATACGCCGTTCCTGGGGCTGCCCGGCAATCCGGTGTCGGCGATGGTGACCTTCCTGCTGGTCGGCCGGCCGCTCGTTCTGCGCCTGTCCGGGGCCAGCAGCATCGCCACGCCGCGCAGTCTGGTGGTCGCCGACTTCACCTTCACCAAGAAGCCGGGACGCCGCGAGTTCCTCCGCGCCCGGCTGGAACGTGGCGCGGATGGCCGCCCGGTCGCGGTGAAGTTCCCCAGCAACAGCTCCGGCGTGCTGACCTCGATGGTGGAGGCCGACGGGCTGGTCGACATGCCGGCCGAGGCCACCGCCGTGCGGCCCGGCGATCTGGTGGACTTCCTGCCCTTCACCGGTCTGTTCGCGTGA
- a CDS encoding LL-diaminopimelate aminotransferase, which produces MSNTEFHRIKRLPPYVFAEVNAMKARARANGADIIDLGMGNPDQATPQHIVDKLVEAVRDPKTHRYSNSRGIPGLRKAHAAYYKRRFNVDVDPETECIVTIGSKEGLANLAQAITSPGDIILVPNPSYPIHPFGFILAGASVRHLPVGMENGASTDIDSFMIMLERAVRHSVPKPLALVLNYPSNPTAEVVGLDFYRPIVEFCRKHGIYILSDLAYAEIFFDNDPPPSILEIPEAREIAVEFTSMSKTYSMAGWRIGFATGNKTLITALARIKSYLDYGAFTPIQVAAAAALNGPQDCVQQVRDMYKQRRDVMIEGLAAAGWEVPSPKASMFAWAPIPPQFAHLGSLEFSKLLLQQAEVAVAPGIGFGEYGDGHVRLAMVENVHRIRQATRNIKEFFRSNAGGVAASKDPAARAALLESEKAKA; this is translated from the coding sequence ATGTCCAACACCGAATTCCATCGCATCAAGCGCCTGCCGCCCTACGTCTTCGCCGAAGTGAACGCGATGAAGGCGCGAGCTCGAGCTAATGGCGCCGACATCATCGACCTCGGCATGGGCAACCCCGACCAGGCGACCCCGCAGCACATCGTCGACAAGCTGGTCGAGGCCGTGCGCGATCCGAAGACGCACCGCTACTCGAACTCCCGCGGCATCCCCGGCCTGCGCAAGGCGCATGCCGCCTATTACAAGCGCCGCTTCAACGTCGATGTCGATCCGGAGACGGAGTGCATCGTCACCATCGGCTCGAAGGAAGGTCTGGCGAACCTCGCCCAGGCGATCACCAGCCCCGGCGATATCATCCTGGTGCCGAACCCCAGCTATCCGATCCATCCCTTCGGCTTCATCCTGGCCGGCGCCTCGGTGCGCCACCTGCCGGTGGGCATGGAGAACGGGGCGTCGACCGACATCGACAGCTTCATGATCATGCTGGAGCGCGCCGTGCGCCACAGCGTGCCGAAGCCGCTGGCGCTGGTGCTGAACTATCCGTCGAACCCGACGGCCGAGGTGGTGGGGCTGGACTTCTACCGCCCGATCGTCGAGTTCTGCCGCAAGCACGGCATCTACATCCTGTCCGATCTGGCCTATGCCGAGATCTTCTTCGACAACGACCCGCCGCCGTCGATCCTGGAGATCCCGGAAGCCCGCGAGATCGCGGTCGAGTTCACCTCGATGTCGAAGACCTATTCGATGGCCGGCTGGCGCATCGGCTTCGCCACCGGCAACAAGACGCTGATCACGGCGCTGGCCCGCATCAAGTCGTATCTCGACTACGGCGCCTTCACGCCGATCCAGGTCGCCGCTGCAGCCGCGCTGAACGGTCCGCAGGACTGTGTGCAGCAGGTGCGCGACATGTACAAGCAGCGCCGCGACGTGATGATCGAGGGTCTGGCCGCCGCCGGCTGGGAAGTCCCCAGCCCGAAGGCGTCGATGTTCGCCTGGGCGCCGATCCCGCCGCAGTTCGCCCATCTGGGCTCGCTGGAGTTCTCCAAGCTGTTGCTGCAGCAGGCGGAGGTCGCGGTTGCTCCCGGCATCGGCTTTGGCGAATACGGCGACGGCCATGTCCGTCTGGCGATGGTGGAGAATGTCCACCGCATCCGTCAGGCGACCCGCAACATCAAGGAGTTCTTCCGTTCCAACGCCGGCGGCGTTGCGGCGAGCAAGGACCCGGCGGCCCGCGCCGCCCTTCTGGAATCCGAGAAAGCGAAAGCCTGA
- the cutA gene encoding divalent-cation tolerance protein CutA — MRETGTDPLVFAYITAGSRDEALRIGRSLVEERLAACVNILDGMTSVYRWNGSIEQADEAVLIAKTRSSLFDRLTVRVRDLHSYDTPCVVELAAGRGNTAYLDWLRAETD; from the coding sequence ATGCGTGAGACCGGCACCGACCCTCTCGTCTTCGCCTACATCACCGCCGGTTCCAGGGACGAGGCGCTCCGCATCGGCCGCTCCCTGGTGGAGGAGCGGCTGGCCGCCTGCGTCAACATTCTGGACGGCATGACATCCGTCTATCGATGGAACGGCAGCATCGAACAGGCGGACGAGGCGGTGCTGATCGCCAAGACCCGGTCCTCACTGTTCGACCGGCTGACCGTCCGGGTGCGTGACCTGCACAGCTACGACACCCCATGCGTGGTGGAGCTTGCGGCCGGGCGCGGCAACACCGCCTATCTGGACTGGCTGCGGGCGGAAACGGACTGA
- a CDS encoding DUF1127 domain-containing protein, whose translation MAYSSIQSTSGELFDVRTKDITVLHRIVHWVRERMELRRAESELNHMSDAELSDIGLTRGEIHNAVRRGF comes from the coding sequence ATGGCCTACTCTTCGATCCAGTCAACGTCCGGCGAATTGTTCGATGTCAGAACAAAGGATATCACTGTTCTTCATCGTATCGTTCATTGGGTCCGTGAACGGATGGAACTTCGCCGCGCGGAAAGTGAGCTGAATCATATGTCCGACGCCGAACTGTCCGACATCGGTCTGACCCGTGGCGAGATCCACAACGCTGTTCGCCGCGGCTTCTGA